The Triticum urartu cultivar G1812 unplaced genomic scaffold, Tu2.1 TuUngrouped_contig_5243, whole genome shotgun sequence sequence TGAGTCAGTCTGACAGCTCGTGTGTCGTTGCGACTTTATCAGATGATTTATTGGATCGCTCCGCCTATGGACATCTTATGTTAGAGATCAAGAAACTTATGGAGTTGCGTGGATTTATTCCAATTGTGAGTCAGTCTGACAGCTCGTGTGTCGTTGCGACTCTATCAGATGATTCATTGGACCGCCGCCTATGGGCATCTTATGTTAGAGATCAAGAAACTTATGGAGTTGCGTGGATTTATTCCAATTGTGAGTCAGTCTGACAGCTCGTGTGTCGTTGCGACTCTATCAGATGATTCATTGGACCGCCGCCTATGGGCATCTTATGTTAGAGATCAAGAAACTTATGGAGTTGCGTGGATTTATTCCAATTGTGAGTCAGTCTGACAGCTCGTGTGTCGTTGCGACTCTATCAGATGATTCATTGGACCGCCGCCTATGGGCATCTTATGTTAGAGATCAAGAAACTTATGGAGTTGCGTGGATTTATTCCAATTGTGAGTCAGTCTGACAGCTCGTGTGTCGTTGCGACTCTATCAGATGATTCATTGGACCGCCGCCTATGGGCATCTTATGTTAGAGATCAAGAAACTTATGGAGTTGCGTGGATTTATTCCAATTGTGAGTCAGTCTGACAGCTCGTGTGTCGTTGCGACTCTATCAGATGATTCATTGGACCGCCGCCTATGGGCATCTTATGTTAGAGATCAAGAAACTTATGGAGTTGCGTGGATTTATTCCAATTGTGAGTCAGTCTGACAGCTCGTGTGTCGTTGCGACTCTATCAGATGATTCATTGGACCGCCGCCTATGGGCATCTTATGTTAGAGATCAAGAAACTTATGGAGTTGCGTGGATTTATTCCAATTGTGAGTCAGTCTGACAGCTCGTGTGTCGTTGCGACTCTATCAGATGATTCATTGGACCGCCGCCTATGGGCATCTTATGTTAGAGATCAAGAAACTTATGGAGTTGCGTGGATTTATTCCAATTGTGAGTCAGTCTGACAGCTCGTGTGTCGTTGCGACTCTATCAGATGATTCATTGGACCGCCGCCTATGGGCATCTTATGTTAGAGATCAAGAAACTTATGGAGTTGCGTGGATTTATTCCAATTGTGAGTCAGTCTGACAGCTCGTGTGTCGTTGCGACTCTATCAGATGATTCATTGGACCGCCGCCTATGGGCATCTTATGTTAGAGATCAAGAAACTTATGGAGTTGCATGGATTTATTGCACAGAAAGTCAAGCGTCATCATCTTGCTAATATTTGTCGTTCTGATGGTAGCACGGCTTGTGGGTCGCGCCGTGTGTAGCTGAAGATGTATTAGGGTATGTACAATGGTGACATATAGTTACATATGCCTCATAACAAAAAGTAATTTGAAGCACTTATATTTTTTTTCTTCCCAATGCAAGCTTTACTTTTTACTCCAATTCTATTATCGAGGAATAAAACATCCGCTCTTATCATGACTAAAATAGAACGTACAGTGGCTAGCATTCAGGCGAATCCTATTGTGAGTCATTCCAATTGTGAGTCAGTCTGACAGCTCGTGTGTCGTTAACAAAACGTACAGTGGCTAGCATTCAGGCGAATCCTATTTGGGGGAGTCGAACTCGGATCCCAGCCCCCTAAGATAGCAGTTGGAACCACTACGCCAGCCTCCTTGAATTGTACAAATTGCGTTTTTCTTTCTTTAATTATTACTTTCATTGTTTTTTTTCAAAGCTCACTGTTTAGGCCCCACAcctttttaattttttttcttttttcttatttcttgttctttttctttgtttttccttttttcttccTAAACACGCGGAGTATTTTTCAAATGTTTTGAACTTGTTTTCAAACTCGATGATCTTTTTCtaatttgatgaacattttttcaaaatcaGCGAACTTTTCTTAAATTtggtgattttttttcaaatccaGTGAACTATTTTATCAAATTCGATGAGTTTTTTCAAATTCGGTGAACTATTATTTCAAATTTGATGTACTTTTTAAATTTTTTCCCAAATTCGGTGAATTTTTTTAATGCTACTTGGCAACATTTTTTCGATAAAAGAAATATATTAATATCACGAAAATACCAATTACATCCAGTCTCTGCACCAATAAAATGTCCGAAAACATCAAGAATGCACTACTTGGCAACATATATACTTACCACCGCGAATGAACGGAGACAAAAACAACCCCAAATCAAATAGTACTTCACACAAGTTGCTGGCTAGAGCACAAGCGCCAGAGTAACGATGGAGACGAAACAGCTCGCGAGTAGCACGGCGTGCGCGCTCATGGCGGCAGGCGCCAAGGAGGAGGCCGACGGCGGGTTGACGGCGGAGCACTGCCTCCTTATCTCGCCCTTGTGGTGCGACAGCACGCCGATCTTGCTCATGTTGACGAAGGACGCGGCGAAATCGGCGAAGAACTCGTCGGGCGCGGTGGCATTGGCCTGGCGCATCACATAGGCCCTGGTGTCCCCGTCGAGGAGCAGCGCGGCGTCGGTGGAGAGGAGGCCCCTGCTCGCCGCGACGTCCCCGTAGTACCCGAGGTCGAACGTGGCGCCGCTGCCAGGGTCGAGGTCGACCAGGGTAGCGAGGTCGCCGGCCTTGCACTGCCCGCGGAGCGTCGCCGTGTAGTTGGCGTCAAGCGTGGGGTCGGAGGCGCTGCTGTTGGCGGTGAAGTTGTAGAGGCGAGGGGAGAAGGCGGAGCAGTGAGCCTTGCCGATGGTGTGCGCGCCGGAGAGCACGGCGAGGTCCTTGGCGGTGAGGTTGAACCTGGCGAAGAGCGCGATGAGGTCGGTGATGTTGGCGCCCGGCTTGGGGGTGTTGGGGGCGACGTCGGCGGCGGACGACCTGTTCCCGTCCTGCCGCCCCGTCGGCATCGGGATGTACGGCCCCTTGGTCTAGCAGATACAGATGATTAAGATCAATGCAATGCAAGGTCGATGATGCAACCGATACTGAAGGAAGTAGGTGGGTGAGACGACGTACGATCCGCACGGAGTCGCGCGCGGCGAGGGCGAGGACGTCGGCGCAGGAGACGACGCCGGGGCAGGCGGCCTCGAGCTTAGCCTTGATGGAGTCGACGACGTCGTAGCCGCGGAGACCCTTGTTGAGCGGCGAGTCCTTCTCCGCCGTGTTGTTGGCCGTGGAGTCGAGAAGAATCGACCCCTCGCACCCCTGCGCGCAGTGAATTCGTTCACCATTGTGAACTTGACTTGCCTAGCTGGGTTTATAGTGTGAGGTTTACTTACTCCGAGCAAGCAGTCGACGGAGAAGAGCCTGAGCAGGGAGCCGGCGAGGCCGGGCGACTTGGCGAGGACGGCGGTCATCTCCTTGAACACGATGTCCTCCGCCTGCGGGCACGTCTTGTTGTACGCCCCGAGCTGCGTGTGGGCCTCCGTCGAGCCACACAGGGCAAGGAGCGTCGCCGCCACAGCGACGACCGCTAGAGCTGCTGACCTCGGCGCCATGTCTGGCTTATGATCGTTAGCTTGAGTATATATGCAGTACACCACACACGCTACCTATATGTATATAGGCTTCTGAAATAATGTCAATACGTCTCGACCCATTTCAATTTCAAGTACTCCTTGCGCTTGTGTACTTGCACGCAGTGTGTACTACGTACTACGTACTGCTCTGTACTGCGAGATAGGAGAATGTCAACGGCTATCTAGTTGACATGTATAGTTACAGATTATCATAAGTGGAGATAACGTTGTTTACTCCATTTCTAGCAGCTGAAAGCGCCATTTCAACTAATTAATACTGCATAATGGAGCTCAACTGATCAAATCCATTTCCAATGTTGGCTCTCCCCACTCTCATTCTTGTTTGTCCAGCCTCTTGGTTAGAACTATGTGGCGGTGGCAATGCCCCTTAGTAGGAATAATGAATCCCACGCTCAATCCCCATTCCGATGGTGCATCTAGTGTCGTCGAACGGTGTGTGGAGGTGTGTCTTCATCGTATCTCACGGAAGTCGTTCGGTGCTGGTCTTCGGCGGGTCTATTTGGATCTAGCCTTTGTTCGTCTTTGTTTGAGTGCTTACATATTTGATCCTTCCGATCTACAAACGCTTTTCATCGGCGATGGTCGTTGCTTTGGTGCGCTTGTCCTGTGGGGTCTTAACCCGATGACTcaccgactgtctactacaataaGGTTGATCGGCCTTAGTGAGGGAGGGGTAATGCTGGCAACATGCCTTCAACTCGTTCCAATGGTTGTAGTCGTCGCCGGATGATCCATTGACCTGGATATAATTTTTCTTACCTATTGTGTTTTATATATTGTCATAATTGATTATGAATAGATTAATAAAAACATGTGCTAGAGTTGAGTTCTTGTCCGTTTGCATGGGCCTTTAGGACAATTCCGACGGTAGTCATCAAATTGACGGAAACACCGCGGACAATGAGTCTAGCACAACCCATCCAACCGTGGGCATTAAATGTTTGGCTCAGTTCAAACGTTCAAACACAAACACCGACAAAATTCATGCTAAAGAAATGAAATTTGTAAAAATTTAATATATTTACCATCAAACGGACAAAATTTAACAAGTTCAAACTAATTTAAATCTAAACTAAACGAGGTACTGATGACCTCTTAGGCATGGTCGCCTTGGCCACAGGGACCTCCGTTCATTTACGTGCAGTCGCGTGAGCCGCCATCCTCGCTGTTCTTGCAGTCGTGATTGTTGTCGTCTTTCTGGTGGAGGAAGGCCCGTCGGGCGTCAAAGCAACCCTCTGCGGCCGCCGCAACATGCTTGCGGCACAGCCGCTTGGCTGCCTCCGCCTCGCGGCGATGGTTGGCCGTGGACTCTGCCTTGCACCATCTACCTTTGCCTTGGAGCCAGGAGAAGCGTTCGGACTCAGCCAGCCCCACTTGGTGGAGCGAATTGCTGAATCGGCGTTGGCGGCCAGCGGAGGTTTGTCGTGCTCCTAGAATGATCCAAGGCCCATTTCTCTGTGAGTACCTGGCCGGTGCGAAGTCCGACTTCGCGAGTGACGCCTGGCGCGCTGCGTTGCGCCACTCCCGGAGGTCCACCTCCACGAGACATTTGTTGGCCACAAAGAAGGAACTTGTGTAGTAGTGCAGGCACAGGGGGCGTCTTGGAGGACCTTGGGAAGGAGGGCGCCTCCTTCTTCGCGACGACCGGGCACCACTCGTTGCCCAACTGCCAACACAGCAGGATGGCTACGCCTGCTCCTTGTCACGTCGTCCGACCTGAACATTGTTATTGTGTGGCAGAGATCGATGGATCATGTTTATCAACTCTGAACGGGCATGATCAGTGGATTAATGGCAGAAGTGGGATTGACATTAGCCCCAATCTATTCTCTTTTATCAGGGCCTCAGGGGTGTTCGTTCGATTTCTTTCTTCTTCACTTCTTTGTTTGTTCGTTCTTTTATATATTTTACTTACTCCATTTTCCTTATATTTTCAAATATTCAAAATACAAATATTACAAAAATTAATTTA is a genomic window containing:
- the LOC125528965 gene encoding peroxidase 1-like, with the translated sequence MAPRSAALAVVAVAATLLALCGSTEAHTQLGAYNKTCPQAEDIVFKEMTAVLAKSPGLAGSLLRLFSVDCLLGGCEGSILLDSTANNTAEKDSPLNKGLRGYDVVDSIKAKLEAACPGVVSCADVLALAARDSVRITKGPYIPMPTGRQDGNRSSAADVAPNTPKPGANITDLIALFARFNLTAKDLAVLSGAHTIGKAHCSAFSPRLYNFTANSSASDPTLDANYTATLRGQCKAGDLATLVDLDPGSGATFDLGYYGDVAASRGLLSTDAALLLDGDTRAYVMRQANATAPDEFFADFAASFVNMSKIGVLSHHKGEIRRQCSAVNPPSASSLAPAAMSAHAVLLASCFVSIVTLALVL